In a single window of the Littorina saxatilis isolate snail1 linkage group LG3, US_GU_Lsax_2.0, whole genome shotgun sequence genome:
- the LOC138963175 gene encoding uncharacterized protein, whose protein sequence is MSEKEVSDVSSEEAAGRKTSLLKDASFNPFENSSRKANEAEQLLSSTTNISDPVKDKNEVKDKGEVHQTPLTEEESKQDDNQKGESKSSSEKPPEAGQNPTEGTTNAGDATESAAKQKETSTVSATAAPATPAKRISSSRKRMERELERMRKADENERLRYKARRRKEVKKAVAAMYERKTQDGVTMTPDVEESRTAIRKIMVEEERMALEKDQKKLRQETKAIQDAIDDKYGLKDKKQGHDLLALAEDFYHNKNREKDGLPAEVRRALTNEEIEDLKMVFDMFDLKGRGYITANDVKRAASMLGFKAKQKVFNEMIGEVTGEKNARVTFAHFLQFVVRGQGEGDDPLEDIMRCFRMLDREQKGYLTIEDLRSVSDEQKLPLSNRAIREMIQEADVSGDARVTSDEFIHIMLQTSMFHAFR, encoded by the exons ATGAGCGAAAAAGAGGTCTCGGACGTTTCCAGCGAGGAGGCTGCCGGCCGAAAAACCAGTCTATTAAAGGATGCATCTTTCAATCCTTTTGAGAACTCTTCCAGAAAGGCCAATGAGGCTGAGCAGCTTTTGAGCTCCACCACAAACATATCTGACCCAGTAAAAGATAAAAACGAAGTAAAAGACAAAGGCGAAGTGCACCAAACACCTCTCACCGAGGAAGAATCAAAGCAAGACGATAACCAAAAGGGAGAGTCAAAAAGCTCTTCAGAAAAGCCACCGGAAGCTGGACAGAACCCAACAGAAGGAACAACAAATGCTGGAGATGCAACCGAAAGCGCGGCGAAACAAAAAGAAACTTCAACCGTTTCAGCCACCGCAGCTCCTGCAACTCCTGCCAAACGAATCTCCTCCAGTCGAAAGCGAATGGAACGTGAGCTGGAACGTATGCGGAAAGCGGACGAAAACGAACGTCTGCGTTACAAGGCCAGACGACGGAAAGAAGTGAAGAAAGCGGTGGCTGCCATGTATGAGAGGAAGACACAAGATGGCGTCACCATGACCCCGGATGTAGAGGAAAGTCGCACCGCAATTCGAAAAATCATGGTTGAGGAGGAAAGGATGGCGCTTGAGAAG GACCAGAAAAAGTTGCGACAGGAAACGAAGGCCATTCAGGACGCCATTGACGACAAGTACGGCCTCAAGGACAAAAAGCAAGGTCATGACCTTTTGGCCTTGGCGGAGGACTTTTACCACAACAAGAACAGGGAGAAGGACGGACTGCCGGCAGAGGTGCGACGAGCACTCACCAACGAGGAGATTGAAGACCTCAAGATGGTCTTCGACATGTTTGACCTGAAGGGAAGAGG TTACATCACCGCGAATGACGTCAAGAGGGCAGCAAGCATGCTCGGgttcaaagcaaaacaaaaagtgttcaacGAAATGATAG GGGAGGTGACGGGTGAGAAAAATGCACGAGTGACCTTCGCCCATTTCCTGCAGTTTGTGGTCAGAGGTCAAGGTGAAGGCGATGATCCTTTAGAGGATATTATGCGG TGTTTCCGAATGCTGGACAGGGAGCAGAAGGGATACCTGACCATCGAAGACCTGCGCAGCGTTTCGGACGAACAGAAATTACCGCTGTCCAACCGTGCCATCCGCGAGATGATCCAGGAGGCTGACGTCAGCGGTGACGCCAGAGTGACGTCAGACGAGTTCATCCACATCATGCTGCAGACCAGCATGTTTCACGCCTTCCGATGA